In Rhizobium sp. CIAT894, the genomic window TCTCGGCGGTGTATTTCGACCGGTCGAGGCCAATGAGCCAGAAGGCCGGCCAGACGCCCTTGCCCGGCGGCAGTTTCATCCGCGCTTCGAAATAGCCGAACTGCTGCGAGAAACCTTCCCCCTTCGGGTTCACCGACGACAGCAAGCCCGAGCGCCATGTGCCGTCGGCCCCCTTGCGCGCTTCGATCTTCAGAATTCCCTGATCGGTGGTAAACGGAAAGCCGGGGGCCGGATCGGTGAAACGGGCATCGCCGAAATCGCCGTTCCACGGCGTATGGGCGATCCAGCGGGAGCTTTTCTCTCCCCATGCCGAGACATCGAGGCTGTCGAAATTCTCCTCGAACGTCAGCTGGTATGCATTGATATTGAGCGGTTCCTGGGCAACGCTCGGCCGGCCCGGCAACGCTCCCAGACCGAGAACGACGAGCAGACCCAAAGCCCTAGAAGATATTCCGTAACGCATTCCGTTTCTCCGAAAACGCCAAACCAAATCGCCGGGCTGCACCTGTCTCGATCATGAGGCGAGAACCCCGTTTCGCCGCGGCATCAGCCTTTGAACGATGATGGTCTCAATGCCGTCGGGCCTTCCCAGGATCTGCCACAGCAGCAGCGCGAAAGCCCAGAAGATCGCGGCTGCCGTCCCGCCGCAAAGGGCGAGGCTGGCGATCAGATTGAAGCCGACAGGCATAGGGGCGAGCATCGGCTGTACCCAGAGCAGGAAAGCGATCATCGGCAAGCTCGCGGCCAGCGGCCGGCAAAAAGAATTCAGCTGCGCGACCAAACTCGCGCCGATCAGCCGCCGGGTGAGGACGAGCGACGCGGCATAGGCGACGAGCACAGCGATGATCCGAGCGCCGAGCGCGCCTTCCACCTGGAAATAGGCGATGCCCAGGATGGTGACCGGCACCCTGACGGCGAATTCGGCAAACATCCTGAAAGCGAGCGAACGGGTGTTATCGAGAACCATCGCCAATGCCGGCATGATGTTCGTGGGAAGACCGAGCAGGCTGACGAGGCACAGCCATTGCAGGATCGGCGCGGCGGATGCCCATTTCTCGCCGACGAGGATGCGTACGGTCGGCGCGGCGAGCATGGCGAGCGCGATGAGAACGGGTGCTGCGACGAAGGTGATCGCATTCGTCGCCTTCAGATAGGCAACGACCAGATTGCGGCGGTCCTCGACGGTGGAGAATGCCGCCATCAGCGGGCGAAGCAACGGCCCGACGAAGGTCTGGTAGGGGATCCCGGCAATATTGTCGGCGACGCTGAAAGCGCCGAACGTCGACAGGCCGGTAAAACGCGGCAGCAGCAGCCGGTCCAGCTGCCAGTTGATCGAATTCAGCACCTGCGACACGGTGTTCCAACTGATCATGTCCTGGAAATGTTTCCATTCCGAAAGGCTGAGCGCCGGCCGCATCGGCGCAAAGACGTAGGAGGTGATCATCGCCGCGGTCGGGCCTGCAACGGCGCCGACCGCCAATCCCCAATAGCTGCCTGTCGTCACCGCCACACCGACGCCGAACAGCAATGTCGATCCCTTGGTGATGAGATCGAGCGCGAACTCGCGTTTGAAATCGAAACGCTGCATGAAAAGCACCATGCGCGGACTGATCATGCTGCGCATGGCAGGCGCGATCGAGAGAACGGCGACAAGGGAAAAAAGCCGAGGGTCGCCGTAAATCACAGCCATCGGCCAGGAGATGAGGATCATCAGCAGGCTGATGGCCGCCCCCCGAAGCAGGCTGAGGGTGAAGGCGGTGGCAAACATCTCTTGGGAAGGCGATGGCTGACGCATCAGAGCCTGCGTCAACGGCAGATCCAGAATCGTCTCGACGATGACGAGCACCGAGGTTGCGATAGCGACCAGGCCGAAATCCGCGGGGCTCAAAAGCCTCGCCAGAACGAGCAGGCTGACGAAATCGAGCAGCCGCGCGAGGAATTTTCCACTGATCGTCCAGATGCTTGCCGTCGCCGTCCTCTGAGATACGCTTGACATGATCTGCTATATTCCTCGTCGGCGGGTTGAGACGGTTGCGGTCGTGGCAGCTCCAGCCCCTGCCCTCAGCCCGGCCGTCTTCCGAAGACCGCGGCGGATCGGTCGCCATGGTTGGAAAGCCGTAGCTCGATGAGATTGGTCAGGCGATCGCGGAACACGGCGGAAGAGAATTTCAGCGCGTGCGCGCGGATCGCATGCGGATCGATATCGTCCTCGACCTCTTCGAACGCCGCCATCGTCTCCAGCAGGGCTTCCGTCGTCTGTTCGGCAAAACGGAAGCCGACCTGCGGAGAGGACACGGTTTCCCTGGCGCCGCCGGCGTCGAAAGCGAGCACCGGACGGCCCGATGCCATGGCTTCCACCGGCAGAATGCCGAAATCCTCAGTGCCCGGAAACAACAGCGCGCGGCATCGCGACAGGTGATCGCGCAGCACGTTGAAGGGCTGGTGGCCGAGAAACTCAACGGTCGGCCCGGCAATCGATTTCAGATAGGATAGTTGCTCTCCCTCTCCGATCACCACCAGCTTCCGGCCGGCCTCGGTGCAGGCGCGCACGGCGATGTCAGGCCGTTTGTAGGTCGTCAGCTGTCCGGCATAGAGGTAGAATTCGCCTTTTCCCTTGCCCACCGCAAAATCGTCGGTCGCAACGGGCGGATGGATGACGACGGAATCCCGGTCGTAGAAGCGGCGGATACGGCTCGCGACATAGTCGGAGTTGGCGACGAACGTATCCACCCGCGAGGCCGTCGTCACATCCCAGGCGCGCAGCATGGGCGCGGTGATCGACATCAGGGCGCGGCCCACCCAGGGAAGGCCTTCGCGGTAGACATGGAACTGGTCCCAGATATAGCGCATCGGCGAATGGCAGTAGCAGACATGCAGAGCGTCGGCGCGAGTGATGATGCCCTTGGCAGGACCGGATTCGCTGGAGAGCACCAGATCGTAGTCCTGCAGATCGAACTGCTCGAGCGCGAAGGGCATCAGCGGCAGCATTTTGGTGTAATGCCGCTGTGCGCCGGGGATCTTCTGCAGGAAGGACGTGCGGATGTTGCGCGTCTTCAGAAAATCGCTGATGCGATCGCGGTTGCAGACGAGGGTGAAGATGTCTGCCTGCGGAAACATGCGGCACAACTCTTCGACGACCTTCTCGCCGCCACGCATCGAAACGAGCCAGTAATGCACGATGGCGACCCGGAGTTTCCCGGTTTCGCCGGAGCTTCCGGCCTCGGCGACCCGTCTTTTCGCCATGACGGGCGCATCACCAAGAAATGCCCTCGCATCGGGAAGAGAGGTTGTTGCTTTAAGGGTCAACTGAATACTCCTTGTATCGCCGCACCGTCTGTCAACTCGGAAACTACATTCGTCGAAATCAGGCTGTGATATTCGGCAAGAAGCGCGTCGCGCCATTCTTCCTGTGTCGAGGCGAGATCGGGCGACGTCAGGAAAGCCCGCTCGCTCATGGCGCGGACCTCTTGCCCTGGCATTTGGTTGAATCGCGCCAAAGTATCGGCAAAGGCGCCGTGATCTGCCGTATCGCAGGCAAGCGCCATGCCCGCTCTTTCCATTTCCTCGGCGAGAAAGGCGCTGCGTGACATGATGACGGGCAGACCGCTCCTGGCCGCTTCGATCGCGACGAGACCGAACGGCTCGGGATAGCGCGAGGGCATCAACAGCGCACGCCCCTTGCGGATGATCGGGCCGATCTCTGCATGCGATTGCCAGCCGACGGCCCTGACGTGATCTCCCGACGCTCTGACCACCGGCATCAACGGCCCGTCCCCGATCACGCACAGCCTGACGCCGGCCCTGCGCGTGGCAGCTATGGCGTCCTCCACGCCCTTCTCCTCGTCCAGCCGCCCGATGAACACGAACTCGTCATTGGCCTCCGCCTCGATGCGTTTGATCGAAAGTGGCGCGACGGGATTGCGGATCGTCGTCAGCCGTTCGGGTCGATAGCCGGCACCGACGAGAAAGCTCGCCATCTTCTCGTGCAGCAGGATTATCCGGCCGAAATCGGCCTGATCCTTCAAGAGCCGGAGGATATTGGAGCCGCGGGCGACACGCCACAATTTGTGCGAATAACTTCTCTTGTCGCAAGCCGTTGCAATGCAGCTTCCACCGAGCGGGCGTCGAAGGCAGATTTCCTGCGCCTGGTAGTCGAAAAAGGCGCCGTTGGGGCAGGCAGTAAAGAAATCATGCGCGTGAACCACGCATCGTCCGG contains:
- a CDS encoding glycoside hydrolase family 16 protein, which codes for MRYGISSRALGLLVVLGLGALPGRPSVAQEPLNINAYQLTFEENFDSLDVSAWGEKSSRWIAHTPWNGDFGDARFTDPAPGFPFTTDQGILKIEARKGADGTWRSGLLSSVNPKGEGFSQQFGYFEARMKLPPGKGVWPAFWLIGLDRSKYTAEIDVLEYYGRAPYEFSMGFHIWRQSQGGQNSTGGYWNKVQDGILNSDYHTYGVDIQADKTSFYFDRQFLWSFDTPKEFHMPFYPLVNLALGSGWPIDETPNPSILLVDYIHVYKRKPVDAAN
- a CDS encoding lipopolysaccharide biosynthesis protein, with the protein product MSSVSQRTATASIWTISGKFLARLLDFVSLLVLARLLSPADFGLVAIATSVLVIVETILDLPLTQALMRQPSPSQEMFATAFTLSLLRGAAISLLMILISWPMAVIYGDPRLFSLVAVLSIAPAMRSMISPRMVLFMQRFDFKREFALDLITKGSTLLFGVGVAVTTGSYWGLAVGAVAGPTAAMITSYVFAPMRPALSLSEWKHFQDMISWNTVSQVLNSINWQLDRLLLPRFTGLSTFGAFSVADNIAGIPYQTFVGPLLRPLMAAFSTVEDRRNLVVAYLKATNAITFVAAPVLIALAMLAAPTVRILVGEKWASAAPILQWLCLVSLLGLPTNIMPALAMVLDNTRSLAFRMFAEFAVRVPVTILGIAYFQVEGALGARIIAVLVAYAASLVLTRRLIGASLVAQLNSFCRPLAASLPMIAFLLWVQPMLAPMPVGFNLIASLALCGGTAAAIFWAFALLLWQILGRPDGIETIIVQRLMPRRNGVLAS
- a CDS encoding glycosyltransferase family 4 protein, encoding MTLKATTSLPDARAFLGDAPVMAKRRVAEAGSSGETGKLRVAIVHYWLVSMRGGEKVVEELCRMFPQADIFTLVCNRDRISDFLKTRNIRTSFLQKIPGAQRHYTKMLPLMPFALEQFDLQDYDLVLSSESGPAKGIITRADALHVCYCHSPMRYIWDQFHVYREGLPWVGRALMSITAPMLRAWDVTTASRVDTFVANSDYVASRIRRFYDRDSVVIHPPVATDDFAVGKGKGEFYLYAGQLTTYKRPDIAVRACTEAGRKLVVIGEGEQLSYLKSIAGPTVEFLGHQPFNVLRDHLSRCRALLFPGTEDFGILPVEAMASGRPVLAFDAGGARETVSSPQVGFRFAEQTTEALLETMAAFEEVEDDIDPHAIRAHALKFSSAVFRDRLTNLIELRLSNHGDRSAAVFGRRPG
- a CDS encoding glycosyltransferase family 4 protein, translating into MRPPLSEAIRSIASVGRFPDPGKAKIDRVVIIDDYSVARGGATGLAVLSARLFRGLDIPVTYICGDDAANGELVALGVSMVGLNSRDLLSAERAKAFVTGIHNGAAVRMVANWIAAKDTANTIYHVHGWHQILSPAIFRALMPVAGRCVVHAHDFFTACPNGAFFDYQAQEICLRRPLGGSCIATACDKRSYSHKLWRVARGSNILRLLKDQADFGRIILLHEKMASFLVGAGYRPERLTTIRNPVAPLSIKRIEAEANDEFVFIGRLDEEKGVEDAIAATRRAGVRLCVIGDGPLMPVVRASGDHVRAVGWQSHAEIGPIIRKGRALLMPSRYPEPFGLVAIEAARSGLPVIMSRSAFLAEEMERAGMALACDTADHGAFADTLARFNQMPGQEVRAMSERAFLTSPDLASTQEEWRDALLAEYHSLISTNVVSELTDGAAIQGVFS